A window from Triticum aestivum cultivar Chinese Spring chromosome 6D, IWGSC CS RefSeq v2.1, whole genome shotgun sequence encodes these proteins:
- the LOC123143477 gene encoding uncharacterized protein: MRSLHVSSCASGGQTPLPLRPRCLKKGLETNCPICCDFLFTSSKEVRAVLSGHSMHSTCLQAYTCSHYTCTIYGKSFGDMAVSCISFYGIANLCIYGAPSSLVDFIFLRSNGLQPHLVTIEFQLVTLYMDFKLDESYTPSKISIWTGDGFHNLKAQKLGFKICLIENRSGVHVHNQAVTPSTT, translated from the exons ATGCGCTCCCTCCATGTCTCCTCCTGCGCCTCCGGTGGCCAGACGCCTCTTCCACTCCGGCCGAG ATGTTTGAAGAAGGGGCTAGAGACAAACTGTCCAATTTGTTGTGACTTCCTATTCACATCAAGCAAGGAAGTTAGAGCTGTTCTTTCTGGTCACTCcatgcattcaacttgcttgcag GCATACACTTGCAGTCACTACACTTGTACTATCTACGGCAAATCCTTCGGGGATATGGCGGTAAGCTGCATTAGTTTTTACGGCATTGCAAATCTTTGCATTTATG GGGCACCCTCATCATTGGTGGATTTTATATTTCTCAGGTCAAACGGTCTGCAGCCACACCTGGTCACCATCGAGTTTCAG CTTGTTACTCTCTACATGGATTTCAAGCTGGATGAGAGCTACACGCCGAGCAAGATCTCCATCTGGACTGGCGACGGCTTCCACAATCTCAAG GCCCAGAAATTAGGATTCAAGATTTGCCTCATTGAAAACCGGTCAGGAGTTCATGTTCACAATCAAGCAGTGACCCCTTCTACTACTTGA